From the Mya arenaria isolate MELC-2E11 chromosome 17, ASM2691426v1 genome, the window ataaGATCATATCTAAGATAAGGCGTCAAAAGAGACCGATTACttattaaacacaacaaaaatattcattaatttcaagttttttaattgcattttattaaaattgcattacgttataattttgaagaaaccagatttgttttgatcttaattttattgaaaattgttaGCTTACTTTCTTCATAGTTTGATTCCTATTATGAACTTCCTTTTATTAAAAGCCGTTTACCCTAATCCTCCCATTGGTATGAGAGAGTATGAAggagttgaaataaagatgctCTTTAAAGATTGACAAATTTAAGTTTGGTCTCATCTGAtgaatttggcatcaatgccttcatttcagtcatataagacacCTCACAGTATAACAGATctcaactgttttgaaaactgccgaaatatttagttttttttaaaaacgttaGTATTATTGTAACgcctttagccataaaacatcaattttcaaacctaaatatcaacaattgtgatctgatcatttgtcagcagtcatatatcatTGAATTCCAGAATAttacgcaaaattggctcattccaagacaaaaaaaaatagtcaaaacggtcaatctgtgagagtgcaattttaatactcatttattattatgtatgtaaaagaaatgcagaggaagtcaaaatcaatgtaattgtgttaatgtcagtgtttttggctctcgttatttgtttaatctttcTCTAAATCATAAAGAactcatttgtaataaatatttagaaaaaaaacgtattaTACAACTGAAGTAcagattgtcggaggtcatggcggataaCAAAGGGCGACTGATAAGCCACGCCTTATTTGGACGTTGATTGGTCAGTCGGGTATTGGCCGGCTAGTTTGACTGACAGCCCGCGTTATGTCAATTAGTGACATGATCATTTGCTTTGAAACTCATAAAACTATACgaaatacaactaaaacacacaaattcTAAATCTTATTAATTAATTCGACAGACTGCGGGAAAtttaataacacaataaaatataaatagaaataatgaaaaataaatacatatgaaaaataaatacatatgtagATAGCCAGCTTCCTTATCTcactaattattgtatttaaacaaatgtgaCAACTGACTTGAAGAATGCTGAAGAAATCCGCTCTGatgtcatatataaaataagaggcatctgtttttaaagaaattagactgaatacttaataaaatcaagaacaataattattaatttcaagtttgcatGATTTTCATTGATAGCGGTTGACTCTAACCTATCCATTGGTATGAGGGAGTTGCAATAAAGATGCCCTatctttaaagttgcactctcttaagtttgacaatttttacttatttacgttttgtctcagaatcagcttaaTTTGGCTTTTAGccatacaacatcaatttttcttttttgctatgcatatttatgcgactataataatttcaatttacgttgatataataataataataataataataataataataataataataataataataataataataataataataataataaataataataataacaacaaatataataattataataataatagtaaataaaacagttttaatctttagtttaaattttcaagaaatgcgtAAGTTTCAGCCAATATTTAGCGACTGGTCATTAAACCAATCAAGAGCGTATAATCAATAGCCAATCGTAACGGTGGGATGCAGAAAGTGCGAGAATCGATATCATCTGTGTCATTACATGAGCCAAATAACAACAAGGAAGAATACCCAACAATAATGAGGTTAGACTACGAGCTAGcatattataagatataattgttatttattttttgatgggACACCGATTATTAGTTAATTATTATGTCTGTGAACCGTGCATAGGTATTTATCATTCGAACGTGAACCATTGAACAACCGGATAAACTTTAATTCTGATGAAATGTGGGTTTGGTATTTTCATTAAGGTACAGCATTGTGAgcataaaatatcttttaattagAATAAATACACATCAGAATAAAGACGGCAATCTAAAAGGTTTGACATTAGACAATTTTTGGCTCGCTGGTACAATTTTGAggggaaacaaaataataaatatgtatgcctttatgaattaatacaagctatgtattgaatttactttgattaaatattagttggcaaacattgacaatttttcatagaaatgtcatgtacaacacagatttatgtttatgtattatcatCACATCTGGGAATGGACTGGCTGAATtttttagagctgcactctctcagattgaccgttttgacataaaatattttgtctcagATTAAGctaacttttgtataaattcTTTCAATTCAAGCACAAAGATCACAGTCAATTGCTAAAAAACTGCCAAAGATTACAGTTTTAAATGCCTTgagagtgcatttttaacaaGTCTAGACTTAGACATATATAGGTTGTGTCACATTTTCTAATGGTTTTTCTATCACAGGGTTTTCTAACTTCATGGTGATGAATTTGCCATATTGCTGTGTTGTATCAAATCTGCTTTTCAAATGTCTGTACGCCATAAGCTTGTTGTGTCTGTATAGTTTCTTTTTTCAGTGACCTGATGTCCGTGCGCAAATTGACCTAATGCCTGAAGCCAAGAAATCGCGGAATGGAACTCATATTACTAATAattagttgtgtaatgttttcatgatgtttgttttaacagcctgtataaattgttgtttgacaaGACACTggaattttaatcatataacattCTGATTGAGCAAATGCCACAATGAAATGATTTTGTTAAGGCAGATCTAGAATGACATTAAACATTGATTActcaaacatgatatttttaagtCTTATGAACTTATATAAATAGTAGTTTTACCtgtctataaataatgttttataaaaaacagcatttatttgttatttcttatcATTCGTGTCTAACACGGTCAAACCCTTTCTTTGTCCATCCCGTATAAGGTCCGTACATATTGATTATGTACGGGTctgtatatccatcccgtacacgttgcgtgtacggggtcctATATTCATCCcatacacgttgcgtgtacggggtccgaATATCCACCCCGTACATGTTGCGTGTACGGActccgtatattcatcccgtacatGTTCCGTGTACgagtccgtatatccatcccgtacacgttgcgtgtacggagtCCTATATCCATCCTgcacacgttgcgtgtacgggctccgtatattcatcccgtacacgttgcgtgtacgaggtccgtatatccatcccgtacacgttgcgtgtacgggctccgtatattcatcccgtacacgttgcatgtacggggtccgtatattcatcccgtacacgttgcatgtacggggtcagTATATCCATCCCGAACATGCGGATGTACGGGCTCCGTAcatccatacatatattttttggcaaaaaatgctatgcttaaaatatgtatttcttcaaaaacacgtgaaagcaataaaaaatattttttatataaaatgataactcCGTATATCCACGGGTACGGGGATGAATATACGGAAGTCCGTACACGTGGTGTTCCGTATACGTATTCGTGTACGGGTCCCGTACACGTTGGGTGTACGGGTCCgaacacgcccgtatattcaaGATGTACGGGACCGTTCTTTCTCgtatattcaaccattttccgcagtgtaAGTCAAGTTAATTAATTCTTCTGTATAGGAAATGAAGAGCCTTTTTTGCTTGTTGGGCTAAATGTTTTTTGGCTTTATTAAATTTCCCAGTTGGGCTAAATACCATTCCTAAATACTTATAGTTATCAACGATTCTAGCTCTTCTCAACGATCTTCTGTTCGCCCCAAATATCAtgacctttgttttgtttatattgaccTCGAGCTTCCAATGCTGACAATATTCGTTAAAATCACTAAGGCATTTCTGAAAATCGTTTTGTGATCTGGCCAGTATAACTGTATCATCGGCGTACAACAGGACAagaatttttaaatagttcGTTAAATCTTCTACTAAATACTCAATCGTTACTCCATCATTATTTATAGTATCCAGAAATTCGTACAAATCATTTAGGTAATAGGAGAAAAGTATTGGAGAAAGATTTTCTCCTTGGCGTAAGCCTATGTTACAAGAAAATGTTGTTGAGctattttcattaagttgaacGCAAGATTTGATGTTCGAGTACATATTTCGCACAATTTTATGAATCTTGCCGTCTATGcccattgaaataaatttttgGAATAATTCAATTCTAGAGATGGAGTCAAAACAACGTTTGAAATCGACGTACCCTACAAAGAGCTTTTGTTTCTGTAATCTTAATAATTCGGTTAAAAAGTGTAAGGTAAAAATATGGTCCGAGGTGGAATGATTTTTCCGGAAACCTGCttgattttcagaaataattctGTACTTATCCGAGAATTTAGTTAACCGTTCGTTAAGCACAGCTGTAAATAATTGTCCTAAGCAACTTAAACTTGTTATCGGACGATAATTTTCAGGAGATTTTGTTGATCCCTTTTGCTTGTAAATTGGTATAATTTATTGTGTGAATGATAAGTTATGTTACATGTTCTCtaacatatgtatatgtttaatttatagtcATGTCGTTTAAGTGTCTGTCAGTGAATATTTAAGTATGAATGCAATTATTAACAGAATGTCTTATAGTTGTAAGTGCAAATGTAtctttttagttttaacattgtcagttgacttattttcaaagataatgtttgtttgtttgttttccttttgtttctttactttgaaggccatattgaaaattagaaTATATGTTCGCATATGTCTTAATGTGTAACCTTCGgtaaataaagcttttattataattattattattatcattattattattaagttggCAAAGTACGATTTATTCGCATGGAACATGTATATAGTTCATGCTATTTTTACAATTTAGTTGACACAAACTTCTTCTAGCAAGAAAGATTTTCCATTGACCGTGACCTTGGAAACCAAGATCaattatatgtttcatattataaaagtagcaataacaacgtaaaaaattaatttaatgcggtatattaaagtgatatatcattttaaaggttacgtcattacaaactcaaatatgcacattttttcaaaatccatcaatttttgacagaattatggcccttttaattttacatttttatcaatttttctggcaaaataggtcaaattcaaaacttcggaatttaaatgaaatgaataatgtcaaacaacacattttgtttattttctataaatttaatacacattcctaaatatcagaacctaaacaaagttttaagcaaattattttactttaaaaaaatgatgaaaaaacgtccatttttaagaaattttaaaattcctttatattttgaagaatgagcttgaaaaaggtaaaagacaaagaacatttacattcttccattcactgcttgactgttgcattttaacaattaatagttgcaaacaaaaaaatagttgccatggtaaccattcaataaaaatacaaaaaatgctttaaacatcgctttttgttaaaaaggagaattatgTACATCTTGCCATGATTTGCCTGACAGTTGTAATAAAGGTGAACTTCAACCCATCTAGCAATtctgaatatttcaatataagtatgAGATTGTCAGtaattttcaaggttaaattataaatataattgtatacaaagtatgaccaaatgtttaacaaataacagaaatatttcattgactgaaGCGGACATGCTAAAaagtatcacattgaaaatacaaaggTTTTTAGACAACAATTACAGTTTCTTAAGAAAACTAGACTCTatagttaccatggcaactgtttaaatgcatacacatgtataacacacacaTACTTTGACTGTTAaccctttaacaacttacttaataatgcatttttggaaaatactaAGTATTAAAAGCACGTCAGATGAGCATAAAGTGCCTTGAAATGCATTACaccttttcataaaaatgacTTTTCAATCGGTAGATGTGACAAGTATTATGTGTAACAATGCCAAAGATCTCGACAAATTACTATTGTAACTGTCTACTTTCACTTATTTGCCCAATCAACAATCgacaaattatttcaaagcGGCATTCTAAATAAGTGACATGCGTAAGAGGTATTAGTGTATGTTATTTCGAAACAAGCAAACCAAATAGGATACGATatctgtttatttcaaatgcagaCGTCACATGAGCCTTCGATACCATCCGACCTCTAAACAACAGAGGAAATTATGTTTGTCTGTTTCAAACAATGTAAAACCAAAACTGGTGTGGTCCTTTATTTTGTGTTACATGTTTCAGTCCTTcgctgaaaaaaaatgaaaagccTAATCACGCCATAACGCACgaatatgtattatattaattgataaaaataccaAATTACATGTAACGGAGGAAAACAACAATACGGCGTTACGCGCATTAAAAACACCAACAAGAAAGCTTTAAGAAAGATTAAAACTATTTGGTTTtacattaaatgaaaaagatCACGTTACAATagtaacaatatacatgcatttatatcgaacatattgataaaactaaaacaaacgaAAACGTAATTGCAGTACGGCATGAACAGTagcataaaagtatttattttacacgtatatcgaaatgtttgaataaacaattaaagattaaagtacattcttaaaatataactGTATTTGTATAAAGcaatttgaacatatatatggtatataagTGAGCCATTGAATtccttaaatgttaaaattggcTTCATAACTACACATCAAcatggtttttttttatcaaatagaACGATGAATGAATACTCACAAACAAGTAAAactatgtttaaacatataaacccATAACTAAGCCAGTAATCGGATAGCCTAATAAAGCTTAATGTTAAATTGTAGTGCAGGGTGACTCCATTAAATtcttgtatcatttgaaaggtctTTGCTTGCTAATTGCTTATATTATGTTTAGAAATGAATTGGAATAATTGCTCTATATTTGAAGTTAAATTGGACATAAACTAACCAATTTTGCCATCTTTTGATGAAAAAACATCTTGTCTGTCATAATAGATTAGGATGTacttttgtatattattttatctgCTCATAAAACCCATTCAAATGATACTAAAATAGCATGAGGTCTCCCGGCTTCcacaattaacatatttttgtaacGGATACCATAagcattatttacataaatgagCGCCTACACGACATGCACTCTTAGTGAATGCTTTCTGTGGTTTATACAGATTTCTCCGTGTAATAAGATTAAACGCATGTCAGTGTTTCAagcattgaaaatattttatactgaAATATATCGTCTTactaaataaaaagcaaaatcatCAAACGATGTAACTTGCATGTTTGGGCATCTTCATTAAAACTGTACACATTTGCTTATGTGATGATTGTCTCCGttggtcaaatatttaaatgacaggaataaagttaaattaaaaagacGGACAACATATCGCagataaattataaaaacatttataaacacaattataCCATAAGTTGCACAATGAGGTGCTTATGTATAAGGTACTACACCCATTACTCGAagagtgaaatattttatgtatcCAAAATGCCAAGCTTGCAATGCAATACGTAACATGCGTATATTGAAATAGTCTTTATCCACATACTACTTATTGCACAGTAGCTTTCTCGATTTCATTAATGCATGATcgtaaacaaaaaagaaactcCCGGATATGGTAAAAATACAAGCATTGGATAGAAAGCTCTATCCATTAAGGTTGAATGCCAGAAAATTGGCAAATAATtagctttttaaaataaaagcattatGAATATGTACtagtattattaataacatattttgaactgttatataatgcccattataacaaaaaatctAACTGTGTGCACATAAAAAGTGCATACAGTAAAAAAAGCGAAATACACAGcacataattgtttgtattgagTATATAGTCATTTAATTGCTGGTCTGATACAGGACGAATTTAACagtaattgaaaataagaaaaagctTGGGTTGAGCTTATTCGCTATAAATGTCTTCTTTGTTTGGTGGAACAAACGAATAACCAAACAGGAGGAAATCTTCTCTATATAATTGCTGTATACCAACAATTGTCTCCTCGCTGACGTCAGAATACGCTGCTTGCAATGCCATTTTTCTTTGATTATGGCTTTCGTCCTTAGATAAagggtgtttatatatttccgATATTATAAATTCGGATACTTTGACAACATCAGATGGATCTGTTAAATtcttaaattgttcaaatggaAAATTGACCTCATTAGCTATGAACCCTTGAATTTGTAAGGCTGACCATGTTCTTCTGGCTATGTAAATCCAGTTTAGGCAGTTATCTCTTACAAGTGATTTCACCCTGTTAAACACAGTTGCAATAATGCTTGGCAATGCCGTTTTCACACGGTTTCCTTGTAAAGCAGACATTATGAATTCATACTTATCTTCGTCGACTTTTAAATACTGTAAAATGAACTTGACATCCTTTGCAAAAGTTTCTTGGCGTATGATTGAAATAGGCACAACATCACATGGCTTACATAACGAAAAGATGGGAGCCCAGTGTCTGTTGAGAGTTTTCCCTTGTGAAGCATCTCGTAGTATCCACTGCAAAAAGTCTTCAAATGAAACTGCCTGTGGACAAATTCTCTcagttgtatttgttttatctattcCGAGTATATTTAAACTGTAATTCCACATTAGAAATAGGTACAGCTTATCAATATACGCCGAATGCAATCTAGAATATGGATTTCTTGCTGAAAGAATGGTGGGggattttaactgtaaaatacTCAAAAGGCTGGAATGAAAACTGTGTCGCATGTTGTGAAGTGATGAACGGGACTTTTCTAGAATATTCTTTGCTACATTAATTCCATTATCGAGGACAGTAAACAATCGAATCCAAAATGTACTGCCACACTTCGGTACTTTGCAGTAACCAACGTTGTAAGCCCTCGATCGATGATACTTGTAGCTTCCCATACCAGCGTATGTTGCATTTTGCAATACGTTAGTGGAACATACTTGTGTAAGCTTGTCTATTTGTAACCTCTGCTCTTTTTCCATTTGTGCAAATTCATTTGTCAGTTCTTCAGTATCATCAGCGACGCTTTTAACAGTCTTCTGAATTCGTATACCATTGTCGAGTCTTGCTGGTGGTGGAGGGAGGTCCTTTGTCCTACTGACCAGTGGAAACATGGAGGAACTCATAGGTGAAACATATAT encodes:
- the LOC128224935 gene encoding carbohydrate sulfotransferase 12-like; this encodes MLQMRPFRPSFARLGLVLMVALMALYVFSGRQRSLYFSSEAGAAHIFRPNKCLLKYTNVPVYNTTVSSTPIYVSPMSSSMFPLVSRTKDLPPPPARLDNGIRIQKTVKSVADDTEELTNEFAQMEKEQRLQIDKLTQVCSTNVLQNATYAGMGSYKYHRSRAYNVGYCKVPKCGSTFWIRLFTVLDNGINVAKNILEKSRSSLHNMRHSFHSSLLSILQLKSPTILSARNPYSRLHSAYIDKLYLFLMWNYSLNILGIDKTNTTERICPQAVSFEDFLQWILRDASQGKTLNRHWAPIFSLCKPCDVVPISIIRQETFAKDVKFILQYLKVDEDKYEFIMSALQGNRVKTALPSIIATVFNRVKSLVRDNCLNWIYIARRTWSALQIQGFIANEVNFPFEQFKNLTDPSDVVKVSEFIISEIYKHPLSKDESHNQRKMALQAAYSDVSEETIVGIQQLYREDFLLFGYSFVPPNKEDIYSE